The following proteins come from a genomic window of Oikeobacillus pervagus:
- the buk gene encoding butyrate kinase, whose product MKNEEYRILVINPSSISTKIGVFHNKLFILEKEIVHEMLISRKMVPLFDQLELRKQAILETLDEEGINLSKLNAVVGKGGLLFPIEGGTYTVNDQMLEDLEMGVNGYHVSNLGAAISFQIATGLNIPAFIVDPLVVDELQPIARISGMPHITRKSIFHALNQKAIARRAAITLERPYEDGNFIVVHMGNEITVGAHKNGKVIDVNNGLHGEGPFGLTNAGTVPAGDLVNLFTSGDMDQQEISDYLLSHGGVVGYLGTNDLNEVEALISQGNEEAKMVFEAMAYQIAKEIASQAAALVGKVDAIILTGDLAHCKGLVEKITRRTHWIADILVYPGENELLSLAEGALRVLKGEETVKDYNKTKI is encoded by the coding sequence ATTAAGAATGAAGAATATCGTATTTTAGTCATTAATCCCAGCTCCATATCAACTAAGATCGGTGTTTTTCATAATAAACTATTTATTTTGGAAAAAGAAATCGTTCATGAAATGCTTATATCCAGAAAGATGGTACCTCTTTTTGATCAATTGGAATTGAGAAAGCAGGCAATTTTAGAAACTCTAGATGAAGAAGGAATCAACTTGTCGAAGCTAAATGCCGTTGTAGGGAAGGGTGGATTATTATTTCCGATTGAAGGAGGTACATATACCGTAAACGACCAAATGTTGGAAGATCTAGAAATGGGGGTAAATGGTTATCACGTATCTAATCTTGGAGCTGCCATCAGTTTTCAAATTGCAACTGGCCTAAATATTCCGGCTTTCATTGTTGATCCCTTAGTAGTTGATGAGCTTCAACCTATTGCTCGAATATCTGGGATGCCTCATATTACAAGAAAAAGTATCTTCCATGCTTTGAATCAGAAAGCCATTGCTCGTCGTGCAGCGATAACATTAGAAAGACCATATGAAGACGGCAACTTTATTGTGGTTCATATGGGGAATGAGATTACAGTTGGTGCACATAAAAATGGAAAAGTTATTGATGTGAATAATGGATTACATGGTGAAGGGCCTTTTGGTCTTACAAATGCAGGGACTGTCCCGGCGGGTGATTTAGTGAATCTCTTCACCTCAGGGGATATGGATCAACAGGAAATAAGCGATTATCTCCTTAGTCATGGAGGAGTAGTCGGTTATTTAGGGACGAATGATTTGAACGAAGTAGAAGCTCTTATTTCCCAAGGTAATGAAGAAGCGAAAATGGTCTTTGAAGCAATGGCTTATCAAATTGCCAAAGAAATTGCATCCCAAGCTGCCGCCTTAGTTGGAAAGGTGGATGCAATTATTCTTACAGGAGATTTAGCGCATTGCAAAGGACTTGTTGAAAAAATTACTAGACGCACTCATTGGATTGCCGATATTTTGGTTTACCCTGGAGAAAATGAATTGCTCTCTCTTGCAGAAGGAGCCTTAAGAGTTTTAAAAGGCGAAGAGACAGTGAAAGATTATAATAAGACGAAAATTTAA
- a CDS encoding thiamine pyrophosphate-dependent dehydrogenase E1 component subunit alpha: protein MVENRHEPLGLTNDQVLEMYEIMLTARRIDERMWLLNRSGKIPFVISCQGQEAAQVGAAFALDREKDYVLPYYRDMGVVLTFGMTPKELLLSGFAKLEDPNSGGRQMPGHFGQKANRIVTGSSPVTTQVPHAVGVALAGKMEKKDLVTFVTFGEGSSNQGDFHEGANFAGVHKLPVIFMCENNKYAISVPIEKQLACEKVSDRAIGYGMPGVTVDGNDPLEVYKAVKEAAERGRRGEGPSLIETISYRLTPHSSDDDDRSYRSPDEVAKAKTNDPIITFGAYLKETGVMDDSLEKEINDRVMKIVNEATEYAENAAYAEPEHALKYVYAE from the coding sequence ATGGTCGAAAACCGTCATGAACCATTAGGGTTAACAAATGATCAAGTATTAGAAATGTATGAAATAATGCTCACTGCTCGACGAATTGATGAAAGAATGTGGCTGTTAAATCGTTCTGGAAAAATCCCATTTGTCATTTCCTGTCAAGGGCAGGAAGCAGCCCAAGTTGGAGCAGCTTTTGCTCTCGATCGGGAAAAAGATTATGTTCTACCTTATTATCGTGATATGGGGGTTGTTCTTACTTTTGGAATGACGCCGAAGGAGCTCCTTCTTTCGGGATTTGCAAAACTTGAAGATCCAAACTCTGGTGGTCGACAAATGCCAGGACATTTTGGACAAAAAGCGAATCGAATTGTAACTGGATCTTCACCTGTTACAACCCAAGTTCCCCATGCGGTCGGGGTGGCGTTGGCGGGAAAAATGGAGAAAAAAGATTTAGTTACGTTTGTGACATTTGGAGAAGGTTCCTCTAACCAAGGAGATTTTCATGAAGGAGCAAACTTTGCGGGAGTGCATAAATTGCCTGTTATTTTCATGTGTGAAAACAATAAATATGCCATTTCTGTTCCAATTGAAAAACAATTAGCCTGTGAGAAAGTATCCGATCGTGCAATAGGTTATGGAATGCCAGGTGTTACAGTTGATGGAAATGATCCGTTAGAAGTGTATAAAGCAGTGAAAGAAGCGGCTGAGCGAGGCCGTCGTGGGGAAGGCCCTTCGTTAATTGAAACCATATCCTATCGTTTAACACCACATTCATCAGATGATGATGATCGTTCCTATCGTTCTCCTGATGAAGTGGCAAAAGCAAAAACGAATGATCCCATTATTACATTTGGTGCGTATTTAAAAGAAACAGGTGTTATGGATGATTCTTTAGAGAAAGAAATTAATGATCGTGTGATGAAAATCGTCAATGAAGCAACGGAATATGCAGAAAACGCAGCGTACGCTGAACCAGAACACGCATTGAAATACGTTTACGCAGAATAG
- the lpdA gene encoding dihydrolipoyl dehydrogenase, giving the protein MAQVEYDLVILGGGTGGYVAAIRAAQLGLKTAVVEKGNLGGTCLHKGCIPSKALLRSAEVYRTAKRGEEYGIKANDVEIDFLKVQERKRNIVSQLHKGVQHLMKKGKIDVYEGIGRILGPSIFSPLPGTISVEMNNGGENEMLIPKNVIVATGSRPKSLPGLEVDGEFVLTSDEALEINTLPESMIIVGGGVIGIEWASMLADFGTEVTVLEYADRMVPTEDQDISKEMERLMKKKGVKIVTNAKVLPETVEKTKEKVSISAEVNGKISSFSAEKILLSVGREANTEGIGLENTDILIEKGFIQVNEYFQTKESHIYAIGDCIGGLQLAHVASHEGIVAVEHMAGENPYPLNYFTISKCIYSNPEAASVGLTEQEAKNKGYNIKIGKFPFKAIGKALVFGETDGFVKIIADSDTDDVLGIHMIGPHVTDMISEAGLAKVLDATPWEVAHTIHPHPTLSEAIGEAALAVDGKAIHL; this is encoded by the coding sequence ATGGCACAAGTGGAATATGATTTAGTCATTCTAGGTGGAGGTACAGGTGGCTATGTGGCAGCAATTAGGGCTGCACAGTTAGGTTTGAAAACGGCGGTAGTTGAAAAAGGAAACCTTGGGGGAACTTGTCTGCATAAGGGATGTATACCAAGTAAAGCTCTTTTGCGGAGTGCAGAGGTGTATAGAACCGCAAAACGAGGAGAAGAGTACGGAATTAAAGCGAATGATGTTGAAATTGATTTCTTAAAGGTACAAGAGCGTAAGCGAAATATTGTCAGTCAATTGCATAAAGGTGTCCAACATTTAATGAAAAAAGGCAAAATTGATGTATATGAAGGAATTGGGAGAATATTGGGACCTTCTATTTTTTCGCCTTTACCAGGGACGATTTCTGTTGAAATGAATAATGGCGGGGAAAACGAAATGCTTATTCCTAAAAATGTCATTGTGGCAACTGGCTCTAGACCAAAGTCTCTACCAGGGTTAGAAGTGGATGGCGAATTTGTTTTAACTTCTGATGAAGCTTTAGAAATCAATACTCTTCCCGAGTCCATGATCATTGTTGGTGGCGGGGTCATTGGGATAGAATGGGCATCCATGCTTGCTGATTTTGGCACAGAGGTAACCGTTTTGGAATATGCAGATCGAATGGTGCCGACAGAAGATCAAGATATTTCAAAAGAAATGGAACGTTTAATGAAGAAAAAAGGTGTGAAAATCGTAACAAACGCAAAAGTTTTGCCTGAAACAGTGGAAAAAACGAAGGAGAAAGTCTCAATATCAGCAGAAGTAAACGGAAAAATCTCTTCCTTTTCGGCGGAAAAAATCCTTTTATCTGTTGGAAGAGAGGCAAATACAGAAGGAATTGGCCTTGAAAATACCGATATTTTAATAGAAAAAGGTTTTATTCAAGTGAATGAATATTTCCAAACAAAAGAATCCCATATCTATGCGATTGGTGATTGTATCGGAGGACTACAATTGGCTCATGTAGCTTCTCATGAAGGGATTGTAGCCGTAGAACATATGGCGGGTGAAAATCCCTATCCTCTTAATTATTTTACCATTTCCAAATGTATTTATTCTAACCCTGAAGCGGCTAGTGTAGGCTTGACAGAACAAGAAGCAAAGAATAAGGGGTACAATATAAAGATCGGCAAATTTCCGTTTAAAGCAATCGGTAAGGCTTTAGTGTTCGGTGAAACAGATGGATTTGTGAAAATAATTGCCGACTCAGATACAGATGATGTATTAGGAATTCATATGATCGGTCCACATGTGACCGATATGATTTCAGAGGCAGGATTAGCGAAAGTACTTGATGCCACACCTTGGGAAGTGGCTCATACGATCCATCCACATCCGACATTAAGCGAAGCCATTGGCGAAGCGGCATTAGCGGTCGATGGAAAAGCAATTCATTTATAG